ttcttataatactttatacaaaaaataaaatgtaatcaGAAAAGTTCCCAGAAGCGTAAAACCCACAGATAAAGCAGTCTTCATCTCATGTGAAATAGAACATTTATAGATTGTTGTATTTCTTTCGCACGAATAACTATCCTGTATATCCTTTTCTAATTGTTTCCAAAGTACTTCAATGTATTCTTcccataattttatattacctTCGCATTTGGATCCACTAGAAATATAATCaattttttctctatttaaCCATTCATTCAAAAAACCACAGTACTCAGTATCACTAACACTATAACTTGGGCCTAACATTACGTTTattacttctttatttttgtaatagtGATCAAGCTTACAACCAatcttatataaattttcattatcattCTTTAAAGGatttaataatgtaaatgatTTTGATGAATCTGCAAGTTCAACCTCATCATCAAAGTGCATCAAAATTTGATTCTTCTTACTTTCTTCTAATTTCTGAAagcaaaagtaaaaaagcaaaatgaaataaaagcACGATAATACAAGtatattaaacattttaggaaattaatactaaataatctatatattataatattcaaattagttcataaaaattattaggtcaattaaatgtataaattcaTACTTACAAccatctttaaaaaattctgcTAAATGTGAATACATTAACAATAAGAAATTCTAATATTTGCACATATAGTTGTTCATacattatgtaaaaaatctGTCAATATTGACATTTTTTACTTTGACGTctaagaaattaaaatataaattttttattaattatcaacaatgaaataaatggacataacatttttaataatacttcTTTTAAATAGTGAAGGAATGAATAaccaattttattataaaaatgtaaggaaaaatgatatttatatatttttttgtattaactacttattctatatatgttaaagaatgaatagatatttataaaaaattttaatacaatACTTCTTACAATGAAATTGTATTTTATCTAATAAacttatttcatatttattttttaaataccatttatttataataataaaaataagaacaatgttttttgttatttaataatagttCATATACAATGAATAACACATAATTATAGTAAATATAAGTGctttaatttatcatttattatgACATAATTAAGAAGAACTTATAGAaatcgtatatatattatatgaatgtacttataataagaaaaatataatataaaaactgaataaatctataatttttttcacttatcatcatgtataatttaaaaagtttatttGTCCAAATTCTTCTATCTCACtagtatatgcatattttaattgtaaaagCGATTAGCCGatcaatttattatttaaatcttttaattattttatgcatatgtataaattatattcatgAATATAGAgattaatgtattatatatgacttattaaagaaaaatttcataaaaataattaaaaaaatttattttggattaattatataattttaaaatgataataacatTAATGTTGTAAAAAACAGAAGAGccaataaaacatattttattacataatatcCAGAAAGAAGTATAAATttctttatcattattattatttctattatcaatttttatagtgatacaaacataaaatatattaagttaaatatactgatattatatgcatttatgaaaatttgtaaatattgaaattgtatatttcgaatttaaaattataaagaattgtgaatattttaaagtttcgtgttatatttttccatataaagatataaaataaaatattatgcgTGACAAAGTATAATTCTTGGTCTTTTCCAAATACATAgtgtttttaatattaccAAATATggctaataaatatataaagcgttatttttataagtcttttttatgttcataaTATCTTCTAATTTTGCCTTCTAtgtatactatttttttattaaaaattgaatataacctttatataatgttctcatatataaagtatattatatatactaatataatattacttaTACTTTTAGTTAATTGTATAACTTCAAAGAATACAACAAAGGTAAAACACATTAAAATTATGGTGACTATCTATTTTAGTAATGAATAAGACAATTcctaaaatataatttcttcaaattatattttaaagcattttttacta
This genomic window from Plasmodium malariae genome assembly, contig: PmUG01_00_19, whole genome shotgun sequence contains:
- the PmUG01_00038400 gene encoding PIR protein; the encoded protein is MVKLEESKKNQILMHFDDEVELADSSKSFTLLNPLKNDNENLYKIGCKLDHYYKNKEVINVMLGPSYSVSDTEYCGFLNEWLNREKIDYISSGSKCEGNIKLWEEYIEVLWKQLEKDIQDSYSCERNTTIYKCSISHEMKTALSVGFTLLGTFLITFYFLYKFSPIGPRIHSCRNKKKRITKNIVLGESCELLERYSENVISPTEDGRIRIGYNSAGN